One Myxococcaceae bacterium JPH2 genomic window, GCGCGCAGGCGGCCCACGGCGTCGGTGCCCTCGAAGCGGTACTTGAGCGTGCCGTCCTTGCCCGCGATGCCGAGCGAGGACAGGTACTCGGGCGACACCGGGAAGCGCGAGTACATGTGCCGGAGGATGCGGTCGAGCTGCGTGGCGGAGAACCGGTTCGCGTCGTTGAGGCCGCTGCCGTTCTTCATCACGTAGGTGCCGCGCGGGATGCCCACGTCGCGGTCCAGGAACTCCTCCACCACGTCGATGCCCTTGGCGAACGAGCCCGGCGCGCCCCGCGCCTCCGCGCCCATCGTCTTGAGGAGCGTCTCCGCGATGAAGTTGCTGGAGAGCTTGTTGAGCCGCTTGAGGACGATGTCGAACGTGTCCGACTGGGCCACGTGCACCATGCGCGCGCGCGGAGGCGTTGCGCCCAGCTTCACCTTGCCCTTCACCTTCATGCCCCGTGAGACGAGCAGTTGCTTGAAGGTGTAGCCAAAGTACATGGGCGGGTTGTCGATCTTCTTCCAGACGCTCACGCTGCCGCGCTCGTCCGCGATCTGCCCGCGCACGACAATCTTCTGCTTGTCCCCCGAGGGGTCCGACGTGACGGAGACGCGGCGCGCCCGGCCGCTGCCCGTGACGACGTTGCTCTCGATGACGAAGTAGTCGCTCGGCGGCTCCATCTCCACCACGCCCCGCGCACCGGGCCCCGAGCCCGCGCGCAGGTAGATGGCCGCCGCGTTCCAGTTGAGGCTCACCGCCCCGGTGGGCGCCATGTACGCGCGATCCGAGTCCTCCTGGTCATAGCCCGGCGGCGTGCGCTCGGCGTCGAACCAGGAGTCGTCCACGACGATGTCCTGCACCTCGCGGATGCCGGCGTGCCACAGCTCGCCCGTGACGCCCCAGAGGCGCTCGGTCGTCATGGTGGGGTCGCCCTTGCCGCGCACGAAGAGCGTCTTCACCTTGCCGTCGGCGGGCAGCTCCGGCTCCACCAGGAACTCGGTGTCGAAGCGGTACTCGGGCCCCAGCGTGGACAGCGCCGCGGCGGAGGTGACGAGCTTCACGTTGGACGCGGGGTTGAGCAGCTCGTCCGCGTTGTGGGTGAACACGACGGAGCCGTCATCCAGGCTCTGCATGTGCATGCCCACGCGGCTCATCTTCAGCGGCGAGCGTTGGAGCACCTGGAGCAGCGCGTTCTTCAGCGCCTCACGCTCGGCGCGCTTGTCGGCGGGAGCGGGGGCGGCTCGCGCGATGAGGGGCAATCCCAAGACAATGGCCGCCGCCGCCATGAAGAATCTGGCTCGAAAAAACCGCACACTCGCTCCGGGAAGGTCGCCGGCCATTATGGGGAGGTCCCGAAAGGGGCGGCAAGGGAGGGTCTCATTCGCCGTCCATGTCTGGGCGCTCGCTCTTCCGCCAGGTTGAAAGCTTGTGACCTTCATGTGGCCTGGACCGCATTGCGCTCCCTGGCCAACAGGCTCCCCGCTGGGTCGTCGCGTTCTGAGAGTCCAAGACTGCACGGAGACAGCGTGCCCGCTGACTCTGACATGCACGGGTGTCGCGCACCCCACGAGGTCGCCCACTGGGAGCGCCGCGCTTGCCGCATCCGCACCGCCCTGGCAGGAAGGTGCCACGGAGGTGACGCGCGCATGAAGGCCGTGGTTCAGCGGGTGCTGGAGGCGTCCGTGACGGTGGAGGGCCAGCGGGTGAGCGAGATGGGCCCGGGGCTGCTCGTGCTCTTGGGCGTGGGCAAGGGGGACACCCAGGCGGAGGTCGCGTGGATGGTGGAGAAGCTCGCCACGCTGCGCATCTTCGAGGACGCCGCCGGGAAGATGAACCTCTCGCTGGAGGACACCTCGCGGCAGCTCATCGTCGTGAGCCAGTTCACCCTCTACGGGGACGCGCGGAAGGGACGGCGCCCCAGCTTCATCGACGCGGAGGAGCCCACGGCCGCCAAGGCCCTCTACGAGCGCGCGTGCGAGCTGCTGCGCCAGCGCGGCCTCACGGTGGGCACCGGCATCTTCGCGGCGGACATGAAGGTGGCGCTCGTCAACGACGGCCCCGTCACCCTCCTCCTGGAGAGCCCGCCTCGGACGGACACTCCCGCCAAGGCCTAGCGAACGCCC contains:
- the dacB gene encoding D-alanyl-D-alanine carboxypeptidase/D-alanyl-D-alanine-endopeptidase, whose translation is MAAAAIVLGLPLIARAAPAPADKRAEREALKNALLQVLQRSPLKMSRVGMHMQSLDDGSVVFTHNADELLNPASNVKLVTSAAALSTLGPEYRFDTEFLVEPELPADGKVKTLFVRGKGDPTMTTERLWGVTGELWHAGIREVQDIVVDDSWFDAERTPPGYDQEDSDRAYMAPTGAVSLNWNAAAIYLRAGSGPGARGVVEMEPPSDYFVIESNVVTGSGRARRVSVTSDPSGDKQKIVVRGQIADERGSVSVWKKIDNPPMYFGYTFKQLLVSRGMKVKGKVKLGATPPRARMVHVAQSDTFDIVLKRLNKLSSNFIAETLLKTMGAEARGAPGSFAKGIDVVEEFLDRDVGIPRGTYVMKNGSGLNDANRFSATQLDRILRHMYSRFPVSPEYLSSLGIAGKDGTLKYRFEGTDAVGRLRAKTGTLENVSALSGFVQSAGGEKFTFSIMVNDYPGRSGPVVAGLDALGAAVAATGSSLGPSTAVAALGDGSRSGAVSEMATRIKTYLELARQRDPRNLGFLRTAWRSEKDPAVRAVLADGLYQSNPHDYLGARTLLDSYSPGDDVYGRLRQVARVLSVEVPGVGSVVELAASGNAEAMSRVVELSAAAGADAEAQRDMAESLGELARTSPEALVLALRTASPADRDASTGVLARGIVRTGDAEHPFWKALRRLGGSPDAPLAAFCKGLDATLAPKVAEARALPREPVQVVAPSGNAGTRAGPDRDLPTAETRPGG
- a CDS encoding D-tyrosyl-tRNA(Tyr) deacylase; this translates as MKAVVQRVLEASVTVEGQRVSEMGPGLLVLLGVGKGDTQAEVAWMVEKLATLRIFEDAAGKMNLSLEDTSRQLIVVSQFTLYGDARKGRRPSFIDAEEPTAAKALYERACELLRQRGLTVGTGIFAADMKVALVNDGPVTLLLESPPRTDTPAKA